A stretch of the Actinoalloteichus fjordicus genome encodes the following:
- a CDS encoding oligosaccharide flippase family protein: MTAQARGRPSARSGSGGSGRAAEKPGRDAGSLGGRFRRGLRLSLLNTVLSRAGTFALGVLLARVFVPEQFGVYAAALVVQQLLLTVNDLGAAAALVRRPETAAAGGAGEVAAGGAVRADAGSPGAGPGAFLPSATGSPAASSPSLPLTEPGPAADRPSPAGLPTVLRTVSGQIAAGDRPAGGPAAAAADPDPAGRTSRGEPIRVDSADGIDAMLPTAWTLSVLWGAVGAVICLAGAGGLADLLGSPAATDLIRVMAVTLLLDGFASVPAAMLTRELRQARRLVADVSGMAVNLTLTALLALGGLGPWALVIGNVTGTALTAVLVMGLARVWPRFGFDRRYGAEITRCGATMLGASILLVVVQATPQAVTGSLLGASTLGFFYLASNMANWPAVLVSATVERVALATFSRARDAGRDLSHAVSTVLGLVCAVVLPGGVALAVLAEPLIQVVYGSRWSLAAAALSGLALAAVARVVAELVFSLLIAVDAMSSSVLLLACWAAASVPATIWAAGVWGLPGVAWAQAAVALLVALPVHLLALRRARVSLLTVVGGAAVPLFSALGCGALLLGLRGLALPAVIELAVGGLVVGAVVFAGVLRAQRRVGAALGDVDPAGGGPLHGDPLHGDPLGGDTVITDAATDTMAVGAPAETGSANAPRSDAVQGDAAR, translated from the coding sequence ATGACCGCCCAGGCGAGAGGCAGACCCTCGGCCCGCTCGGGGTCCGGCGGGTCCGGCCGGGCGGCCGAGAAGCCCGGGCGGGACGCAGGCTCGCTCGGCGGTCGATTCCGCCGAGGCCTGCGACTGAGCCTGCTGAACACGGTGCTGTCGCGGGCGGGCACCTTCGCGTTGGGCGTGCTGCTGGCCAGGGTGTTCGTCCCGGAACAGTTCGGTGTGTACGCCGCCGCGCTCGTTGTCCAACAGCTGTTGTTGACGGTGAACGACCTCGGCGCCGCGGCCGCGTTGGTACGTCGCCCGGAGACCGCGGCCGCAGGGGGCGCGGGCGAGGTGGCGGCGGGGGGAGCCGTGCGGGCCGACGCGGGGTCGCCGGGTGCCGGGCCCGGGGCTTTCCTGCCATCGGCGACGGGCTCGCCTGCTGCGTCCTCGCCGTCCTTGCCGCTCACGGAGCCCGGACCGGCTGCGGACCGGCCTTCCCCGGCGGGGCTGCCGACGGTGCTGCGCACCGTGTCCGGGCAGATCGCCGCTGGTGATCGCCCGGCAGGCGGCCCGGCCGCTGCGGCGGCCGATCCCGATCCCGCCGGGCGGACGAGCCGGGGCGAGCCGATCCGGGTGGACTCCGCCGACGGGATCGACGCCATGCTGCCGACCGCGTGGACGCTGTCGGTGCTGTGGGGCGCGGTGGGCGCGGTCATCTGCCTGGCCGGAGCGGGCGGGCTCGCCGACCTGCTGGGCAGCCCCGCCGCGACGGACCTCATCCGGGTCATGGCGGTGACGCTCCTGCTGGACGGGTTCGCCTCCGTTCCCGCCGCGATGTTGACCAGAGAGCTGCGGCAGGCCCGGCGGCTGGTGGCCGATGTGTCGGGCATGGCCGTGAACCTGACCCTGACCGCGCTGCTGGCCCTCGGCGGGCTGGGCCCGTGGGCGCTGGTGATCGGCAACGTGACCGGAACGGCTCTGACCGCCGTGCTGGTCATGGGGCTGGCGCGGGTCTGGCCTCGATTCGGCTTTGATCGCCGGTACGGCGCGGAGATCACGCGGTGCGGTGCCACGATGCTGGGCGCGTCGATCCTGCTGGTCGTCGTCCAGGCCACGCCCCAGGCGGTGACGGGCAGCCTGCTCGGGGCGAGCACCCTGGGCTTCTTCTATCTCGCGTCGAACATGGCGAACTGGCCCGCCGTCCTGGTGTCGGCCACCGTTGAACGGGTGGCCCTGGCCACCTTCTCCCGTGCCAGGGATGCCGGGAGAGACCTCTCCCATGCGGTCTCGACGGTGCTCGGGCTGGTGTGTGCCGTGGTGCTGCCCGGCGGGGTCGCCTTGGCGGTCCTGGCCGAGCCGCTGATCCAGGTGGTCTACGGGTCGAGGTGGTCGCTCGCGGCGGCGGCGCTGTCCGGACTGGCGCTGGCCGCGGTCGCCAGAGTGGTCGCGGAACTGGTGTTCTCGCTGCTGATCGCGGTGGACGCGATGTCCTCCTCCGTACTGCTGCTCGCCTGCTGGGCGGCGGCATCCGTGCCCGCGACGATCTGGGCGGCCGGGGTCTGGGGCCTGCCGGGCGTCGCATGGGCGCAGGCCGCGGTGGCCCTGCTCGTCGCCCTGCCGGTGCACCTGCTGGCCCTGCGACGGGCGCGCGTCTCGCTGCTCACCGTGGTCGGCGGAGCGGCCGTCCCGCTGTTCTCCGCGCTTGGCTGTGGCGCGTTGCTACTCGGGCTGCGCGGCCTCGCGCTGCCTGCGGTGATCGAACTGGCCGTCGGCGGTCTGGTCGTCGGTGCGGTCGTCTTCGCGGGCGTCCTGCGTGCCCAGCGCAGGGTCGGTGCGGCCCTCGGTGATGTCGACCCGGCGGGCGGAGGACCCCTGCACGGCGATCCGCTGCACGGCGATCCGCTGGGCGGAGACACCGTGATCACCGACGCGGCGACCGACACCATGGCGGTCGGGGCCCCGGCAGAGACGGGCTCGGCGAACGCGCCCCGATCGGATGCGGTCCAGGGTGATGCCGCGCGGTGA
- a CDS encoding glycosyltransferase family 2 protein yields the protein MSARHRALPRVAKDVLRRLIGRHVVAERWWRLRFAARRRADRRAEEAEVRRLRPTLPQLPAAEVVVVIPTYRRPERLARAVHSVLAQTVTDVEIMVIDDGGGEPGVLPDDPRLTVLTLSRNHGSCGLPRNVAMRLSRSPFVAFLDDDNTWRPDHLERTLRALHAGSGLVYTAVRRVREDGSQLDVLGRDFSRRAHSDDSWVDANSIVARRSARLRFDPWARPKWVNPKEDWELVHRLSRRVAVTYLPVVTVDYAVHDGSYFTEWHRVPDDVIREHQRDERTPS from the coding sequence ATGAGCGCCCGGCATCGTGCGCTGCCGAGGGTGGCCAAGGACGTCCTGCGTCGACTGATCGGTCGCCACGTGGTGGCCGAACGCTGGTGGCGGCTGCGCTTCGCGGCGCGGCGGCGGGCCGACCGACGGGCCGAGGAGGCCGAGGTGCGCAGGCTGCGCCCGACGCTCCCGCAGCTGCCCGCCGCGGAGGTCGTCGTGGTGATTCCGACGTATCGCAGGCCGGAGCGCCTCGCCCGCGCCGTGCACAGCGTGCTCGCCCAGACCGTCACCGACGTCGAGATCATGGTGATCGACGACGGGGGCGGCGAACCGGGTGTCCTGCCGGACGACCCGAGGCTGACGGTGCTGACGCTCTCGCGTAACCACGGGAGCTGCGGGCTTCCCCGGAACGTGGCGATGCGGCTCTCCCGATCGCCCTTCGTCGCTTTCCTGGACGACGACAACACCTGGCGCCCGGACCATCTGGAACGCACGCTGCGGGCACTGCACGCGGGATCGGGCCTGGTGTACACGGCGGTACGGCGCGTTCGCGAGGACGGTTCGCAGCTTGACGTGCTGGGCAGGGACTTCTCCCGTCGCGCGCACTCCGACGACTCCTGGGTGGACGCGAACTCGATCGTGGCGCGGCGGTCGGCCCGGCTGCGCTTCGACCCCTGGGCCAGGCCGAAGTGGGTCAATCCGAAGGAGGACTGGGAGTTGGTTCACCGGCTGTCTCGACGGGTCGCGGTGACCTATCTCCCGGTGGTGACCGTCGACTACGCGGTTCACGACGGGAGCTACTTCACCGAGTGGCATCGCGTGCCCGACGACGTGATCCGCGAGCACCAGCGCGACGAGCGGACTCCGTCGTGA
- a CDS encoding glycosyltransferase family 2 protein encodes MRVEVADGTVLVAVVTYNSERDLPALLGSLPAAMDGLRGWRLIVADNGSTDDTVGLARTLAPYAQVVTNEANLGYAAGVNTCLALAREGEAVLVLNADVYLTPRAVPALLAACADPEVGMAVPLVRRPNGVREATLRRRPTVLRQWGEALLGGAAGRIPALGERITPGTAIEADWANGAALLMPSRVVSRIGWWREDLFLYSEEVDYCRRITDAGWRIRQVPSAVVYHRGGESTTVPELWAQLVTNRVVHLARWEGRRAALLGWLALVVGALLRTPLGRATHRRALGALLRGRSRLVRGLPSHPATGGRLPARALTDESRVRT; translated from the coding sequence GTGCGCGTTGAGGTCGCGGACGGAACGGTGTTGGTCGCGGTGGTCACCTACAACTCGGAGCGTGACCTGCCCGCATTGCTGGGCAGCCTGCCCGCAGCCATGGACGGGCTGCGGGGGTGGCGACTGATCGTGGCGGACAACGGCTCCACGGACGACACCGTGGGGTTGGCACGCACACTGGCGCCGTACGCGCAGGTGGTGACGAACGAGGCGAACCTCGGGTACGCGGCCGGGGTGAACACCTGCCTCGCGCTCGCGCGAGAGGGCGAGGCCGTGCTCGTGCTCAACGCCGACGTCTACCTGACACCACGAGCGGTCCCCGCGCTGCTCGCGGCCTGTGCGGACCCGGAGGTCGGCATGGCCGTTCCCCTGGTTCGCCGACCCAACGGTGTTCGCGAGGCGACCCTGCGGCGGCGCCCCACCGTGCTCCGGCAGTGGGGTGAGGCGTTGCTGGGCGGCGCGGCGGGCCGGATTCCCGCCCTCGGCGAGCGGATCACTCCCGGCACGGCGATCGAGGCGGACTGGGCGAACGGCGCGGCCCTGCTGATGCCGTCCAGGGTGGTGTCGCGGATCGGCTGGTGGCGGGAGGACCTCTTCCTCTACTCCGAAGAGGTCGACTACTGCAGGCGGATCACCGACGCGGGATGGCGGATCAGACAGGTGCCCTCGGCCGTCGTCTATCACCGGGGAGGCGAGTCGACGACGGTGCCGGAGCTGTGGGCACAACTGGTCACCAACCGGGTGGTGCACCTGGCGAGGTGGGAGGGCAGGCGCGCTGCGCTGCTCGGGTGGCTCGCGCTGGTGGTCGGGGCGCTGTTGCGGACTCCGCTCGGCCGGGCCACGCATCGGCGTGCTCTCGGCGCTCTGCTCCGGGGCAGGTCGCGGCTGGTACGAGGCCTGCCGTCGCACCCGGCGACGGGCGGTCGGCTGCCCGCTCGCGCGCTCACCGACGAGTCTCGGGTGCGGACATGA
- a CDS encoding O-antigen ligase family protein, which yields MTPRLLARAAGAPTPAGLVVVRPALVLAVFALALALPQTAVFAGVGGALTPARLVACAALGWWLLARFAGGLGLRTARNGVRRAALLFLLLAALAHAGASARGIPDELLAASDRQVVLFLLAFGVLLLACDGLGDLRAVRIVLGALVLGVAASAGVAIVHFGLGVDLRPVVVPPGLVMQGLWDADLARGGLLRAMGLANHPIELAGLCALVLPPALYLTWYARHRLVWRCCCALLVLGALTTISRTALLGIAVVAVLLLPVLGLFRWALFGTVLAALLGVAALSWPRLSAVLQRTVLGSPTDNSVQARLNDYAYVSDRLAGAPLSGQGFGTYLAPPQPYLDNQYLLTSVESGLPGLVGLVALLGATAVAAAGTAWRWRAGRRLFRGEAASMPAGRGVGRRGGLGASEIHAAAWAVFASTVVGVLCLGTFDALAFPQFLGSLFLLIGVAGALLALREDSNSMTGGLSGAR from the coding sequence GTGACCCCTCGACTGCTCGCCCGTGCCGCCGGCGCGCCGACACCGGCGGGGCTGGTGGTCGTCCGGCCCGCACTGGTGCTCGCGGTGTTCGCCCTGGCACTGGCCCTGCCGCAGACTGCGGTGTTCGCCGGGGTGGGCGGGGCGCTGACCCCGGCGCGGCTGGTGGCCTGCGCGGCGCTCGGCTGGTGGCTGCTGGCCCGATTCGCGGGTGGACTCGGGCTGCGGACCGCGCGGAACGGCGTGCGCCGTGCCGCGTTGCTCTTCCTTCTCCTCGCCGCCCTCGCCCATGCCGGGGCGTCGGCGCGCGGCATCCCCGACGAGCTGCTCGCCGCCTCGGATCGGCAGGTGGTGTTGTTCCTGCTGGCGTTCGGGGTGCTTCTTCTCGCCTGCGACGGGCTCGGCGATCTCCGGGCGGTCCGGATCGTGCTCGGGGCGCTGGTTCTCGGCGTGGCGGCCTCGGCGGGCGTGGCGATCGTCCATTTCGGGCTCGGGGTCGATCTGCGTCCGGTGGTCGTTCCACCGGGACTGGTGATGCAGGGACTCTGGGACGCGGACCTGGCCCGAGGCGGCCTGCTCCGAGCCATGGGGCTGGCCAACCATCCGATCGAGCTCGCGGGGCTGTGCGCGCTGGTCCTGCCGCCTGCCCTGTATCTGACCTGGTACGCCCGGCATCGACTGGTGTGGCGGTGTTGCTGTGCCCTCCTCGTGCTGGGAGCGCTGACCACGATCTCGCGCACGGCGCTGCTCGGCATCGCGGTCGTGGCCGTGCTGCTGCTGCCCGTGCTGGGCCTGTTCCGGTGGGCGCTGTTCGGCACGGTGCTCGCGGCGCTGCTCGGCGTCGCGGCCCTGTCTTGGCCGAGGCTCAGCGCGGTGCTCCAGCGCACTGTTCTCGGCTCTCCCACCGACAACAGCGTGCAGGCCAGGCTGAACGACTACGCCTATGTCTCGGACCGGCTGGCCGGGGCCCCGCTCAGCGGGCAGGGCTTCGGGACGTATCTGGCCCCGCCGCAGCCCTATCTGGACAACCAGTACCTGCTGACCTCGGTGGAGTCCGGACTTCCCGGCCTGGTCGGCCTCGTCGCCCTGCTGGGGGCGACGGCCGTGGCGGCGGCGGGGACGGCATGGCGGTGGCGGGCCGGTCGTCGGCTGTTCCGGGGCGAGGCGGCGTCCATGCCTGCCGGGCGGGGAGTCGGTCGGCGGGGCGGGCTCGGCGCCTCGGAGATTCACGCGGCGGCCTGGGCGGTCTTCGCCTCGACGGTCGTCGGTGTGCTCTGCCTCGGCACCTTCGACGCCCTGGCCTTTCCACAGTTTCTCGGCTCGCTGTTCCTGCTGATCGGTGTGGCGGGAGCGCTGCTCGCGTTGCGCGAAGACTCGAATTCGATGACGGGGGGTCTGTCCGGTGCGCGTTGA
- a CDS encoding glycosyltransferase, producing MHQKPPVPRTPGLIGRACPPVTVGLPVYNGEDYLERALDSLIGQQGVDFEIHVADNHSTDATEEICRGYAARDERIRYIRRGRDIGVMANHNQLVQQARSPFFAWSGHDDVWLPNRLRRCLDALLAEPAAVLASTSATEIDPADQPVGSWHNRCRVDHPDPVTRLFDLLSVQHHNYYCYGLIRRTALVETMLNPPIKAGDRVLIAELALRGPFVDITEELLLHRMHSGRISQSVGPREFYRSQCGDHARTIVLPNVEEGRWFLRAVLRSPLPPRDRARALYALRPWLRSNAVPMARNLARAAVDGARLLADGSRGGPRR from the coding sequence ATGCACCAGAAGCCACCCGTTCCTCGGACTCCAGGGCTCATCGGGCGGGCCTGCCCGCCGGTCACCGTGGGACTGCCGGTGTACAACGGCGAGGACTACCTCGAGCGGGCTCTCGACTCGCTGATCGGACAGCAGGGCGTCGACTTCGAGATCCATGTGGCCGACAACCACTCGACCGACGCCACCGAGGAGATCTGTCGCGGGTACGCCGCGCGGGACGAACGCATCCGCTACATCCGACGCGGTCGGGACATCGGCGTGATGGCGAACCACAACCAGTTGGTCCAGCAGGCACGCAGCCCGTTCTTCGCGTGGTCCGGACACGACGACGTGTGGCTGCCGAACCGGCTCCGTCGCTGCCTCGACGCGCTGCTCGCCGAACCGGCAGCCGTGCTCGCGAGCACCTCGGCGACCGAGATCGACCCGGCCGACCAGCCCGTCGGCAGCTGGCACAACCGGTGTCGTGTCGACCATCCCGACCCGGTGACCAGGCTGTTCGATCTGCTCTCCGTACAGCATCACAACTACTACTGCTACGGGCTGATCCGCAGGACCGCGCTCGTCGAGACGATGCTCAATCCGCCGATCAAAGCGGGCGACCGCGTGCTGATCGCCGAGCTGGCCCTGCGTGGGCCGTTCGTCGACATCACCGAGGAGCTGCTGTTGCACCGCATGCATTCCGGACGTATCAGCCAGAGCGTCGGGCCACGCGAGTTCTACCGCAGCCAGTGCGGCGATCACGCCAGGACCATCGTGCTGCCCAACGTCGAGGAGGGCCGCTGGTTCCTCCGCGCGGTGCTGCGCTCGCCGCTGCCGCCCAGGGACCGGGCGAGGGCCCTCTACGCCCTGCGGCCCTGGCTGCGCAGCAATGCGGTGCCGATGGCGCGGAACCTGGCCCGAGCGGCGGTCGACGGCGCCCGGCTGCTCGCAGACGGCTCGCGAGGCGGGCCGAGGAGGTAG
- a CDS encoding class I SAM-dependent methyltransferase has translation MSAHSCRYCDAGGVEIVLDLGDQPACDDFPPADDPRADPLFPLRMGMCTACGLAQLLEDDTAAEEPRGIESHALIRQAEQAVARAAAAGLLPACGRFVEFGSPHGGSWAGLLTDRGLTRAEPGRPADLVLDCFGLMHEPDQAAALARRVDRLAEGGTLLVQFHSLAAILRDGEWNALRHGHYAYYSTPALVNMLETVGLVARRAWTFDLYGGTVLLACTREGRQSDGVAALVREERAFGVLDVGQVSRLQLAMERGALELWSWLEQASGSGLRVLGYGAASRSVSLLCAAGAGPGLLPAVVDAAESKRGRRLPGVGVPVVGPELLRTDRPDLVLLFVPDLLAEVRAAYPEVEAGGGRWVRADHIGLGIRVPLARGAEPSVLEMRET, from the coding sequence ATGAGTGCGCACTCCTGTCGTTACTGTGATGCCGGTGGCGTCGAGATCGTGCTCGACCTCGGCGATCAACCCGCCTGTGACGATTTCCCGCCTGCCGACGATCCCCGGGCCGATCCGTTGTTCCCGTTGCGGATGGGCATGTGCACCGCATGCGGGCTGGCGCAGCTCCTCGAGGACGACACGGCCGCCGAGGAACCGCGCGGCATCGAGTCCCATGCGCTGATCAGGCAGGCCGAGCAGGCCGTGGCCAGGGCCGCCGCCGCAGGCCTCCTGCCTGCCTGCGGGCGATTCGTCGAGTTCGGCAGCCCGCACGGCGGCTCCTGGGCAGGCCTGCTGACCGATCGAGGGCTGACGCGGGCCGAGCCGGGCAGACCCGCCGATCTCGTGCTGGACTGCTTCGGCCTGATGCACGAGCCGGACCAGGCCGCGGCGCTGGCCCGTCGGGTCGACCGCCTCGCCGAGGGCGGGACGCTGCTCGTCCAGTTCCACTCCCTGGCGGCGATACTCCGCGACGGCGAGTGGAACGCGCTGCGCCACGGGCATTACGCCTACTACTCGACGCCCGCGCTGGTGAACATGCTGGAGACGGTCGGGCTGGTGGCTCGGCGGGCCTGGACCTTCGACCTCTACGGCGGCACGGTGCTGCTCGCCTGCACTCGCGAGGGCAGGCAGTCCGACGGGGTCGCCGCGCTGGTCCGGGAGGAGCGGGCGTTCGGCGTGCTCGACGTCGGGCAGGTCAGCCGCCTGCAGCTCGCGATGGAGCGCGGCGCGTTGGAGCTGTGGTCCTGGCTGGAGCAGGCCTCGGGCAGCGGGCTGCGCGTCCTCGGATACGGCGCGGCGTCTCGGTCGGTCTCGCTGCTCTGTGCGGCGGGTGCCGGTCCCGGCCTGCTGCCCGCCGTCGTCGACGCCGCCGAGTCCAAGCGCGGCAGACGGCTGCCGGGCGTCGGCGTCCCGGTCGTGGGTCCCGAGTTGTTGCGCACCGACCGCCCTGACCTGGTGCTGTTGTTCGTTCCAGACCTGCTCGCCGAGGTCCGCGCCGCCTATCCGGAGGTCGAGGCAGGCGGCGGCCGGTGGGTGCGGGCCGACCACATCGGCCTCGGCATCCGAGTCCCGCTCGCGCGCGGCGCCGAGCCGTCGGTGCTGGAGATGAGGGAGACCTGA
- a CDS encoding dTDP-4-dehydrorhamnose 3,5-epimerase family protein → MRVVPSELRGVLLFLPEPRHDRRGLFTRTFDTAVAARHGIDASTFRQDSQSRSRRGVLRGLHGRSGRGESKLVRCARGAVHDVLVDARPDSATFGRHVAFRLDDQDFAHLFVPAGFLHGFQALTDEADVCYRIDAEHDPAEDLAVRYDDPQLAIDWPLPISVLSERDGAAGSWTDLRVALG, encoded by the coding sequence ATGCGTGTAGTCCCCAGCGAGCTGCGAGGCGTCCTGCTTTTCCTGCCCGAGCCCCGACACGACCGGCGCGGCCTGTTCACCCGGACCTTCGACACCGCCGTCGCCGCCCGGCACGGCATCGACGCGAGCACCTTCCGGCAGGACTCGCAGTCGCGGTCCCGGCGCGGCGTGCTGCGCGGCCTGCACGGCCGATCGGGCCGAGGCGAGTCGAAGCTCGTCCGCTGCGCCAGGGGCGCCGTCCATGACGTGCTGGTCGACGCTCGTCCCGACTCGGCGACCTTCGGACGGCATGTCGCGTTCCGACTCGACGATCAGGACTTCGCGCACCTGTTCGTCCCGGCGGGCTTCCTCCACGGCTTCCAGGCGCTGACCGACGAGGCCGACGTCTGCTACCGGATCGACGCCGAGCACGACCCGGCCGAGGATCTCGCCGTGCGCTACGACGACCCGCAACTGGCCATCGACTGGCCGCTGCCGATCAGCGTGCTCAGCGAGCGCGATGGGGCGGCGGGCTCCTGGACCGATCTGCGAGTCGCCCTCGGCTGA
- a CDS encoding NAD-dependent epimerase/dehydratase family protein, whose translation MRVLVTGHLGYLGGVLVPVLMGGGHEVVGMDSGLFADCLLGPAVADPGGHRIDIRDATEEQFRGVDAVVHLAALSNDPLGHLAPDVTYEINHHASVRLARLARAAGVRRFLYASTCSVYGAAGDELVTEDAVLRPVTPYAESKVRVEDDLRELADDHFSPVFLRNATAFGASPRQRVDIVLNNLVGHAMLTGNVRVLSDGTPWRPLVHVRDIAAAFLAALEAPRPAVHAAAFNVGMSSNNLTVAQIAERVVAAVPGSTLLITGENGPDPRSYRVDFSRIRDRLPAFCPRWSVGDGAEELYATYQAYGLTWADFHQRFTRLAWLTGLREAGRLAEDLRPAKFASAR comes from the coding sequence ATGCGAGTTCTAGTCACCGGGCACCTCGGTTACCTGGGCGGAGTCCTCGTCCCGGTGCTGATGGGCGGCGGGCATGAGGTCGTCGGAATGGACTCCGGTCTCTTCGCCGACTGTCTGCTCGGCCCTGCGGTCGCCGATCCCGGCGGACACCGGATCGACATCCGCGACGCCACGGAGGAGCAGTTCCGGGGGGTGGACGCCGTCGTGCACCTCGCCGCGCTGTCCAACGACCCGCTGGGTCATCTCGCCCCCGACGTGACCTACGAGATCAACCACCACGCCTCGGTGCGGCTGGCCCGTCTGGCCAGGGCGGCGGGCGTCCGCCGATTCCTCTACGCCTCGACCTGCTCGGTCTACGGGGCGGCAGGCGACGAGCTGGTCACCGAGGACGCCGTTCTTCGGCCGGTCACCCCGTACGCGGAGAGCAAGGTGCGGGTCGAGGACGATCTACGGGAGTTGGCCGACGACCACTTCAGTCCGGTCTTCCTGCGCAACGCCACCGCGTTCGGCGCCTCGCCCCGGCAGCGAGTGGACATCGTGCTCAACAACCTCGTCGGACACGCGATGCTCACCGGGAACGTTCGAGTGCTCTCCGACGGGACGCCGTGGCGCCCGCTGGTCCACGTCCGTGACATCGCCGCGGCCTTCCTCGCCGCGCTGGAGGCACCGCGCCCCGCCGTGCACGCCGCCGCGTTCAACGTGGGGATGTCGAGCAACAACCTGACCGTCGCACAGATCGCCGAGCGGGTGGTGGCGGCCGTGCCGGGTTCGACGCTGCTGATCACCGGCGAGAACGGGCCGGACCCTCGTTCCTACCGGGTCGACTTCAGTCGGATTCGTGATCGGCTGCCCGCCTTCTGCCCGCGCTGGTCGGTCGGCGACGGAGCCGAGGAGCTGTACGCCACCTACCAGGCCTACGGCTTGACTTGGGCGGACTTCCATCAGCGCTTCACCAGGCTGGCCTGGCTCACGGGTCTCCGGGAGGCAGGCAGACTCGCGGAGGACCTGCGCCCCGCCAAGTTCGCCTCGGCGCGATGA
- a CDS encoding PIG-L deacetylase family protein has translation MRGLRLTDVREIAILGAHCDDIAIGAGGTLLNLCRSVPGLRVTAMVLTGADTAREVEEKSALTAFCPGARLDLRVLSLPDGRVPAHWQAVKDALEILRTDCDPDLVIGPAPHDQHQDHRMLATLVPTVFRDHLILGYEILKWDADLAQPSVYLPMTESVAKAKAELLVEHYPSQGTRSWFDAETFLALAKVRGVQSRSTHAEAFFTNKIVVEGIDSCEF, from the coding sequence ATGCGCGGGCTGCGGCTTACCGACGTCCGTGAGATCGCGATCCTGGGTGCGCACTGCGACGACATCGCGATCGGCGCGGGCGGCACCCTGCTCAACCTGTGTCGTAGCGTGCCGGGTCTGCGGGTGACCGCGATGGTGCTCACCGGCGCCGACACCGCCAGAGAGGTCGAGGAGAAGTCGGCGCTCACCGCCTTCTGCCCCGGCGCGCGGCTCGACCTGCGCGTGTTGTCACTGCCGGACGGGCGGGTGCCCGCGCACTGGCAGGCGGTCAAGGACGCACTGGAGATCCTCCGGACGGACTGCGACCCGGATCTGGTGATCGGCCCGGCGCCCCATGACCAGCATCAGGACCATCGGATGCTCGCGACGCTCGTCCCCACGGTGTTCCGGGATCACCTGATCCTCGGCTACGAGATTCTCAAGTGGGACGCCGATCTGGCCCAGCCTTCCGTGTACCTCCCGATGACCGAGTCCGTGGCGAAGGCCAAGGCGGAGCTGCTCGTCGAGCACTACCCGTCTCAGGGCACGCGGTCGTGGTTCGACGCGGAGACCTTCCTCGCCCTGGCCAAGGTGCGTGGCGTGCAGAGCAGGAGCACCCACGCCGAGGCCTTCTTCACGAACAAGATCGTTGTGGAGGGAATCGACTCATGCGAGTTCTAG
- a CDS encoding glycosyltransferase family protein gives MKVVLFCGGYGMRMRNGTADDLPKPMHAVGPRPLLWHVMRYYAHFGHTEFILCLGYGARHIKNFFLNYAETDSNDFVLRDGTVRLRSADISGWSIDFVHTGLASSIGERLRRVRHLVADDEVFLANYADVLTDAPLDGLVDRFHTEGATAAMLVVPPQSSFHCVELGERSMVSAITPVSSLPIWENGGYFVLRQDVFDHLPPGGDLVDDACAEFAKRGELLAYPYRGFWQPADTVKERAALENAYLLGERPWMLWESEHPSGPDAFAASDSFGQPAARAGIER, from the coding sequence GTGAAGGTCGTGCTGTTCTGCGGCGGCTACGGAATGCGGATGCGCAACGGGACCGCCGACGATCTCCCCAAGCCGATGCACGCGGTCGGCCCGCGTCCGCTGCTCTGGCATGTCATGCGGTACTACGCGCACTTCGGACACACCGAGTTCATCCTGTGCCTCGGCTACGGCGCGCGGCACATCAAGAACTTCTTCCTCAACTACGCCGAGACTGACTCGAACGACTTCGTGCTGCGCGACGGCACGGTGCGGCTCCGTTCCGCCGACATCAGCGGCTGGAGCATCGACTTCGTCCACACCGGGCTCGCCTCCAGCATCGGCGAGCGGCTGCGTCGAGTGCGTCACCTGGTGGCGGACGACGAGGTGTTCCTGGCCAACTACGCCGATGTGCTCACCGACGCGCCGCTGGACGGCCTCGTCGACCGGTTTCACACCGAGGGCGCCACCGCCGCGATGCTGGTGGTCCCGCCGCAGTCGTCGTTCCACTGTGTGGAGCTCGGCGAGCGGTCCATGGTCAGTGCCATCACCCCGGTGAGCAGCCTGCCCATCTGGGAGAACGGCGGCTACTTCGTCCTGCGACAGGACGTGTTCGATCACCTGCCGCCGGGCGGGGACCTGGTCGACGACGCCTGTGCCGAATTCGCCAAGCGCGGTGAGCTGCTCGCCTATCCCTATCGCGGCTTCTGGCAGCCTGCCGACACGGTGAAGGAGCGGGCGGCACTGGAGAACGCCTATCTCCTGGGCGAACGGCCGTGGATGCTCTGGGAGTCCGAGCACCCGTCGGGCCCCGATGCCTTCGCGGCGTCCGACTCCTTCGGACAGCCCGCCGCTCGAGCCGGGATCGAACGCTGA